The Campylobacter sp. RM10537 genome has a segment encoding these proteins:
- a CDS encoding replicative DNA helicase, giving the protein MQEHFDLDLERAILSSCIMSEDAYSSIAGDIEPKDFSLKAHQDIFKAIISCANSGEPISISFLKKHKKLDEQILNEVIATPSMIDLAAYVNELREKSIKRQLLSFAHLLPTRINENRAVSEISDEISKEIFNLTNRINTNDIKGIELVLEELIEEFKKQKTLENKTVIGLDTGFEDLNHMTKGFKDGELIIIAARPGMGKTTLCLNFIDQVLKQDQGVVMFSLEMPATQIMQRLLSAKTSIPLQKILTADLNDDEWERIGDACNLYSKKKLFIYDSGYATITDVRAILRRLKAQEESIKLCVIDYIGLMMSNSNFNDRHLQVSEISRGLKLLARELNMPIIALSQLNRSLEQRANKRPMMSDLRESGAIEQDADTILFVYRDEVYREQEEKERENKAKAEGKEYKSTFIRNPMQENAEILIGKNRNGPVGTIEVLFLKEKSCFVDKPKFESTEFQG; this is encoded by the coding sequence TTGCAAGAACATTTTGATTTGGATCTAGAGCGTGCGATTTTAAGTAGTTGTATTATGAGTGAAGACGCTTATTCAAGCATAGCAGGAGATATTGAACCTAAAGATTTCAGCCTTAAAGCTCATCAAGATATTTTTAAGGCTATCATCTCTTGTGCAAATTCTGGAGAACCTATATCTATAAGTTTTTTAAAAAAACATAAAAAATTAGATGAGCAAATTTTAAATGAAGTCATTGCTACGCCTTCAATGATTGATTTAGCCGCTTATGTTAATGAACTCCGCGAAAAATCGATCAAAAGGCAGCTTTTAAGTTTTGCACATCTTCTGCCAACTCGCATCAATGAAAATCGCGCCGTAAGTGAAATTTCAGACGAGATAAGCAAAGAAATTTTTAATTTAACCAATCGCATCAATACAAACGATATTAAGGGCATAGAACTCGTTTTAGAAGAGCTTATAGAGGAATTTAAAAAGCAAAAAACTCTTGAAAATAAAACCGTTATAGGTTTAGATACTGGTTTTGAAGATCTAAATCACATGACTAAAGGTTTTAAAGATGGTGAACTTATCATCATTGCTGCACGTCCTGGTATGGGAAAAACAACCCTATGTTTAAATTTTATCGATCAAGTTTTAAAGCAAGATCAAGGCGTGGTTATGTTTTCTTTGGAGATGCCTGCAACTCAAATCATGCAAAGACTTTTATCAGCAAAAACTTCAATTCCTTTGCAAAAAATTCTTACCGCCGATCTTAATGATGATGAGTGGGAAAGAATAGGAGATGCTTGCAATTTGTATTCTAAAAAAAAGCTTTTTATATATGATAGTGGCTATGCTACGATAACAGATGTTAGGGCTATTTTAAGACGTCTAAAAGCACAAGAGGAAAGCATAAAACTTTGTGTGATTGATTATATCGGACTTATGATGAGTAATTCAAATTTTAATGATAGACATTTACAGGTAAGCGAAATTTCAAGAGGGCTTAAGCTTTTAGCTAGAGAATTAAATATGCCTATCATTGCACTTTCTCAATTAAACCGTTCTTTAGAGCAACGTGCCAATAAGCGTCCGATGATGAGTGATTTACGCGAGAGTGGAGCGATAGAACAAGATGCGGATACAATTTTATTTGTATATAGAGATGAAGTTTATCGAGAACAAGAAGAAAAAGAGAGAGAAAATAAAGCTAAAGCAGAAGGTAAAGAATATAAAAGCACTTTTATACGCAATCCTATGCAGGAAAATGCTGAAATTTTAATCGGTAAAAATAGAAATGGTCCAGTTGGAACCATCGAAGTTTTATTTTTAAAAGAAAAATCATGTTTTGTAGATAAACCTAAATTTGAAAGTACGGAATTTCAAGGATAG
- the flgL gene encoding flagellar hook-associated protein FlgL: MRITNKLNFTNSVSTSMGGQSALYKISQQLASGLKIQNSYEDASTYIDNTRLEYELKTLEQVKQATSSAKELTENSMKALQDMVKLLEDFKVKVTQAASDSNSQTSREAIAKELQRIKESILQLANTSVNGQYLFAGSQVANKPFDSNGNYYGDKNNINVVTGSGTESPYNIPGWDLFFKADGDYKKQITTNISFKDNRYTEENKDKQEYLNGDSAWKQLIGQNYVKDNGLDPYDDFEDKEKKLNFPPSTLYVQGTKPDGTSFKSAVLVKPDDKIEDVLEQIGALYGNTPNNKVVEVSINNSGQIQITDLKQGNNKLDFHAVAYTPQMDKTEDFKGMLKFAEENDLKMEDITNEVMKAAIQNGDITNPTSPVEIELTGKNGVKQKFNFSLAQTDFIKSNMTDSAGKPANGADYDNVYFEKDGNTVYGNVSQVIKGSNAYATDSTKLSEVMAGDSLNGTTLNLKVNSKGGNTYDVTIDLGNSTVSFKDPKNPDQTISFPIMHTDPTTGNSGVVTPSNEITYGQINNIIGMFASDKVPTQNITVTNNKIDATGYDNIQQLIKDSQATVDVSMDYKGRISVTDKLSSGTNIGISLSDSQSGHFPQPPYTETAQIQSGPNFSFSANNALTIDEPNVDLIKDLDTMIDAVLSGNMRADGNSADPRNTGMQGALERLDHLADHVSKLNTTMGAYHNIIDGVNTRVSFLSVNVQSIKSNVIDVDYGEAMMNLMQTQLAYQASLKASTTISQLSLLNYM; the protein is encoded by the coding sequence ATGAGAATTACAAATAAGTTAAATTTTACCAATTCTGTTAGCACTTCAATGGGTGGGCAAAGTGCCCTATATAAGATCTCTCAACAACTTGCTTCAGGATTAAAAATTCAAAATTCTTACGAAGATGCAAGCACCTATATAGACAATACTCGTTTAGAATATGAATTAAAAACACTAGAGCAGGTTAAACAGGCAACGAGTTCTGCTAAAGAATTAACCGAAAATAGCATGAAAGCTTTGCAAGATATGGTTAAACTTTTAGAAGATTTTAAAGTTAAAGTTACCCAAGCGGCTAGTGATAGTAATTCTCAAACCTCAAGAGAAGCCATAGCAAAGGAATTACAACGCATTAAAGAAAGCATCTTGCAGCTTGCAAATACTAGCGTCAATGGTCAATATCTTTTCGCTGGATCTCAAGTTGCAAATAAACCTTTTGATTCTAATGGTAATTATTATGGAGATAAAAATAATATCAATGTAGTAACTGGATCAGGAACTGAAAGTCCTTATAATATCCCTGGATGGGATCTCTTTTTCAAGGCCGATGGGGATTATAAAAAGCAAATTACTACTAATATTAGCTTTAAGGATAATCGCTACACCGAGGAAAACAAAGACAAACAAGAGTATTTAAACGGAGATTCTGCTTGGAAACAGCTTATCGGGCAAAATTATGTAAAAGATAATGGATTAGATCCATACGATGATTTTGAAGATAAAGAAAAAAAGCTTAATTTTCCACCTTCAACACTTTATGTTCAAGGAACTAAGCCAGATGGCACAAGCTTTAAAAGTGCAGTTTTGGTAAAACCAGATGATAAAATAGAAGATGTATTAGAGCAAATTGGTGCACTTTATGGCAACACTCCTAACAATAAAGTTGTAGAAGTAAGCATAAATAATAGCGGTCAAATTCAAATTACAGATTTAAAACAAGGCAATAATAAATTAGACTTTCATGCCGTAGCCTATACTCCACAAATGGATAAAACTGAAGATTTTAAAGGTATGCTAAAATTTGCCGAAGAAAATGATCTTAAAATGGAAGATATTACCAACGAAGTTATGAAAGCTGCGATACAAAATGGTGATATTACTAATCCAACCAGCCCAGTTGAAATTGAATTAACAGGAAAAAATGGAGTTAAACAAAAATTTAACTTTAGTCTAGCTCAAACTGATTTTATCAAAAGCAATATGACTGATTCAGCCGGTAAGCCAGCTAATGGTGCAGATTATGATAATGTTTATTTTGAAAAAGATGGAAATACTGTTTATGGTAATGTTTCTCAAGTGATTAAAGGAAGCAATGCCTATGCAACAGATTCAACCAAGCTTAGCGAAGTCATGGCAGGAGATAGTTTAAATGGTACCACTTTAAATTTAAAAGTTAATTCCAAGGGTGGAAATACTTATGATGTGACTATAGATTTAGGAAATTCAACTGTAAGTTTTAAAGATCCTAAAAATCCTGATCAAACTATAAGTTTTCCTATCATGCATACTGATCCTACGACAGGAAATAGCGGGGTGGTAACTCCTTCAAATGAAATAACTTATGGGCAAATTAATAATATCATCGGTATGTTTGCTTCTGATAAAGTGCCTACTCAAAATATCACAGTTACAAATAACAAAATTGATGCCACAGGTTATGATAATATCCAGCAGCTTATAAAAGACTCTCAAGCAACAGTCGATGTTAGTATGGATTATAAAGGACGTATTAGTGTTACAGATAAACTTTCTTCAGGAACCAATATAGGAATTTCTTTGAGCGATTCTCAAAGTGGTCATTTTCCTCAACCTCCTTATACTGAAACCGCACAAATCCAAAGTGGTCCAAATTTTAGTTTTAGTGCTAATAATGCTTTAACTATAGATGAGCCAAATGTCGATCTTATAAAAGATCTTGATACTATGATCGATGCAGTTTTAAGTGGAAACATGAGAGCAGATGGAAATTCAGCTGATCCAAGAAATACGGGAATGCAAGGTGCTTTAGAAAGGCTTGATCATTTGGCTGATCATGTAAGCAAACTCAATACAACTATGGGAGCTTATCATAATATCATAGATGGAGTAAATACCCGAGTGAGTTTTTTAAGTGTAAATGTGCAAAGTATCAAATCAAATGTAATTGATGTTGATTATGGTGAAGCTATGATGAATTTAATGCAAACTCAACTTGCATATCAAGCTTCGCTTAAAGCAAGTACTACTATATCTCAACTTAGTTTATTAAACTATATGTAA
- a CDS encoding MATE family efflux transporter, protein MSNIFSTLNPLKLFIKCALPNMISMAFISLYYIIDGIFVGRYLGGDALAALALIMPFIMMSFALSDTIAIGSSVQISMKLGLGKKKLAGKIFSSSLIIIFLFSCLVGILEYILAPILIDFLNVSLEIKTMAKECMIVFALFAPLTMLSFALDNYLRICGKTTYSMIINIIIALSNILFDYFFIVILDWGLFSAALATCLGLTLGGIFGIFPFLFQNLELRFSFPYINFKIFKNILYNGSSEFFNNVSGSLYGVFANFVLLKIADVKAVAGFSIIVYIDTFIMMLIIAMADAMQPALSYNYAKKDFYRIKSFLKIMFFSGFIFSIFVLFFIYISGENLIEFFMKDHDQDFLNFVYLALTLFSLNYIFAWFNVLSNSFLTAFNKPSFSLILSLSQNLFVPLFFLFLLSYSMGLKGVWLTPLFAEFCVVILAVVLLKKSFNISK, encoded by the coding sequence ATGTCAAATATTTTTAGTACTTTAAACCCTTTAAAACTTTTTATAAAATGTGCCTTGCCTAATATGATTAGCATGGCTTTTATTTCACTTTATTATATTATTGATGGAATTTTTGTAGGTAGATATTTAGGTGGCGATGCTTTGGCAGCTTTGGCTTTAATCATGCCTTTTATTATGATGTCTTTTGCATTATCTGATACTATTGCAATAGGATCTTCGGTACAAATTTCAATGAAATTGGGACTTGGTAAGAAAAAATTAGCTGGAAAAATTTTTAGCTCTAGCTTGATAATTATTTTTTTATTTTCTTGCTTGGTCGGTATTTTAGAATATATTTTAGCGCCAATTTTGATCGATTTTTTAAATGTTAGCCTAGAGATTAAAACTATGGCAAAAGAGTGTATGATAGTTTTTGCTTTATTTGCACCTCTTACTATGCTTTCTTTTGCCTTGGATAATTATTTAAGAATTTGTGGCAAAACCACTTATAGTATGATTATTAATATTATCATTGCTTTGAGTAATATTTTATTTGATTATTTTTTTATAGTTATTTTAGACTGGGGATTGTTTTCAGCTGCTCTTGCAACTTGTTTAGGTTTGACTCTGGGCGGAATTTTTGGAATTTTTCCTTTTTTGTTTCAAAATTTAGAGCTTAGATTTTCTTTTCCTTATATCAATTTTAAAATTTTTAAAAATATTCTTTACAATGGTAGTAGTGAATTTTTTAACAATGTTTCAGGATCTCTTTATGGTGTTTTTGCAAATTTTGTTTTGCTTAAAATAGCAGATGTTAAGGCTGTGGCTGGATTTTCTATTATAGTTTATATTGATACTTTTATTATGATGCTTATTATCGCTATGGCAGATGCCATGCAGCCAGCCTTAAGCTATAATTACGCCAAAAAAGACTTTTACCGTATTAAATCTTTTTTAAAAATTATGTTTTTCTCTGGATTTATTTTTTCAATTTTTGTTTTATTTTTTATCTATATATCAGGTGAAAATTTAATAGAATTTTTTATGAAAGATCATGATCAAGATTTTTTAAATTTTGTTTATTTAGCCTTGACTCTTTTTTCTTTAAATTATATTTTTGCTTGGTTTAATGTATTGAGCAATTCTTTTTTAACAGCTTTTAACAAACCTAGTTTTTCTTTGATTTTAAGCTTGAGTCAAAATTTATTTGTTCCTTTATTTTTCCTTTTTCTTTTATCTTATTCTATGGGTTTAAAAGGAGTTTGGCTTACTCCTTTATTTGCGGAATTTTGTGTGGTGATTTTGGCCGTTGTTTTATTGAAAAAAAGTTTCAATATATCAAAATAA